The Bubalus bubalis isolate 160015118507 breed Murrah chromosome 16, NDDB_SH_1, whole genome shotgun sequence genome window below encodes:
- the LOC102410352 gene encoding olfactory receptor 10A5 has translation MAEGNWTRVNEFILMSFSSLPTEIQSLLFLTFLVIYLVTLLGNSLIILVTLADPMLHSPMYFFLRNLSFLEIGFNLAIVPKMLGTLIAQDTTISFLGCATQMYFFFFFGVSECSLLATMAYDRYVAICSPLHYPVIMNPRARAKLAAVSWFPGIPVAIVQTTWLFSFPFCGSNKVNHFFCDSPPVLRLVCADTALFEIYAIIGTILFVMIPCLLILCSYTRITAAILKIPSAKGKHKAFSTCSSHLLVVSLFYISLSLVYFRPKSNNSPESKKVLSLSYTVVTPMLNPIIYSLRNNEVKNALSRTFHKALGLRNCIL, from the coding sequence ATGGCTGAAGGAAACTGGACAAGAGTTAATGAGTTTATCCTCATGAGTTTCTCTTCCTTACCTACTGAAATACAGTCATTACTCTTCCTGACATTTCTAGTCATCTACCTGGTCACTCTGCTGGGAAACAGCCTCATCATTCTGGTTACCTTGGCTGACCCCATGCTGCACagccccatgtacttcttcctcaggaACTTGTCCTTCTTAGAGATTGGCTTCAATTTAGCCATTGTGCCCAAGATGCTGGGGACCCTGATTGCTCAGGACACAACCATCTCCTTTCTTGGCTGTGCCACTCAgatgtatttcttcttcttctttggggTTTCTGAATGCTCCCTCCTGGCCaccatggcctatgaccgctatgtagCCATCTGCAGTCCCTTGCACTACCCAGTCATCATGAACCCAAGGGCACGTGCCAAACTGGCAGCTGTCTCCTGGTTTCCAGGCATTCCTGTAGCTATTGTGCAGACCACGTGGCTCTTCAGCTTTCCATTCTGTGGTAGCAACAAGGTgaaccacttcttctgtgacagCCCTCCTGTGCTGAGGCTGGTCTGTGCAGACACAGCGCTGTTTGAGATCTATGCCATCATTGGAACCATTCTATTTGTCATGATACCCTGCTTGCTGATCCTATGTTCCTACACTCGCATCACTGCTGCAATCCTGAAGATTCCATCGGCAAAGGGGAAGCATAAAGCCTTCTCTACCTGCTCCTCTCACCTGCTCGTCGTATCCCTTTTCTATATATCTTTAAGCCTCGTCTACTTCCGTCCAAAGTCCAATAATTCTCCTGAAAGCAAGAAAGTGCTATCACTGTCCTACACTGTTGTGACTCCCATGTTGAACCCCATCATCTACAGCCTGAGAAATAATGAGGTGAAGAATGCCCTTAGCCGGACCTTCCACAAGGCCCTGGGCCTTAGAAACTGCATCCTATAA